The DNA segment AAATGGAATGTTCCAGTCTCATAAATGTAACTGTGTGAGAGAAATAGTTCTACATGACACATTGGCTTCCAAATTATGCTTTTATATCTGgaaaatatctattttaaaaattgcaaaacgTTACCGTTTCTTAATGATAATGCGAAAGTGCTTGCATTAacactttatatacatatatatgtccaTGCTTGTTATTGCTGCTAAAGTGTGTGTTTCCAAAAACGAATCTTTTCCAATTTTTTATTGTGCCTTTACAagatgcttttcttatgtccataaatgctgaaaaggcTCACTTAAGGAGGAGTAGAATTTTAAGTGTAAGTAAGATTTTTAGTCAGTTTAAAGTATACAAATGGAGACATTATTGAAGGTATATACCATATTCTGTGCTTGAAACCTATCAGCACCTCATTTTCATAGCAATTAAATAACTCAGTTATTCATGTCACATTATGGTCTTTTCAACGGATTTCGCAACAaagaaagttatatatatatatataaacttactGCAAAGATAAATCTCACATAATACTTAATAACATTGAGTGTAATTAAACCTGAGAACTGTGTTTTTGACAAGAACTGGAGCATTATTCAgactttttaaatatagaaaatacaacaCTGAACCATGTAAAGAATGTTTCGTCAGATTTCCTTTTTGAAAGAGAAAGGTTATTTGTCCCCTTGATCCCTATTGGAGGAGTTTCTTTGTCAAAATCTTTTTCTCTGAGAGCTGACCCAGTCATCCCATAAGGAACACACAGAGCCATCCTTAGGTGGCTTACCAGCTTACTCAACCTGGTGTCAGTAGTGAAAGCATCAAATGTAAGATGAAATGTGATCTCTTTGAATGGCATTTGCATTTGTAGTTCTCCAGCAAACATTCAATTTCACTGTGAACCTTAGCAATGTttcttgaaacattttccagGAATTGCTCTCAATGGCTGGTCTTTGGAAACAGTCCCAGAATCTAAGCAGACTGTGAAGTTTCCAATCACTTCAAGGAGTCTGCCTAAGTCTTGGTGTTATATATCTTTTGTGTGCCTTCTATCAGtgaaattacagaaaaatgttatttttaatttctgagatATATATAGAATGCTATTAACTAGCCAGTTAATAAAAGGGGACAAGAAAAGCCAAGGGAAACATAATATCCTTAGTGTCTGGCAAATATCCTTATTCCAAggtaaagataatattttagtGACAGTGTTCATCTTTTCTTATAACTTTAAGACTATAGCAACTGGGTGCAAAAGAAATACACAGTAATTATTgtaccaataaaacaaaaatatttcttatttgttAAAGTgagtttctaatttcattaatttagataaaatgaataaaatactttcCAATATTTTTTGGACTGTCGCATAACAGTGAGTCCTAAGGTTTTTGTTTCaggtaagaaggaagaacaaaaattCCTCATTCCTTCTTAGTATCACAGTCTAgccttcacacacacaaacacatgcagacacacagacattcatgtatataaacatatatttgaGTCTCTGCATAAACACCTGTGAGAACTCTTACTTTCTTTTCATAACAAACCCCTTCACCTTTGCTGTGTTTTACAAAATAGGATAACACAAACGCAGGACATTCTGATAGACCCTTATCTTTATGATGTACTAAGTTGTTCTCAATTGCTTTAAAGGGCACAAATGTAGACACAATTGTCCAGTTCCTTATAGTAAAATTTAGGCAAGTTTGCTTATCATTTGGGTACATATTCCACAAAAGCATCATTTAGGATACTTTAGGCTTATTCTAAGAATGATTATATGACTTAGGGAAGAATTATATCAGCTATTTCCAGATCGCATACCTTATTATCTGAGACTCATGTAGCAGAGAACAGAAGGCATAATTATGTAAGGATCAATCTCTATACAAGGGAAAGAGCATTATATAGATATCACAGTATCTGATTTCTTATTCTGGCTTTGCTATGAACTATCTCTGGGTGTAGAAAAACCTACTGATTTCTATGTTTCTTACTTTTTTGCCTGTATAAGATGTCCATTTAAATTCCAAAAAAGTATATGATAGATCacaatgatttcagtcatatgaattttaatacaaaacatataaaatcaatgtaaaaacttttctgcatatactgaaaatgtttttaagaatgAACTAACTACAGGCCCTCTCTAATTTCTTCTATTAAATGCAGGTACCCAACGTAACCTGAAAATACTGAGcataattattcttttttgtaaaagggaaactagaaaaagagtgCTTCCCACAGAAAATTTATTAACAATATGTGCTCAATTAAGTGTTTTTATACAATGAACAATGTCCCCCTTCATATAAATAATCTGGGGAGAGATATTTTTTaagtcatcttttttttcttttcatcaccTCACCTATGCACAAAATTCTCTTGTAAAAACATCATTTCTATGAGGAGATATTCATTGTAGATGTACAGAATTCTATGGAAACCTAAGTTtacatggaagaaaacatggattaTAATTATAGCCAACTGCAGAGTCACAGAGATGCTTAATAAAAGCTTTCTGATGATATAATGAATTATCAATTCTTGAGGAAGTGCAAAGAGTTGGCAGCTATTTTTCAAGACTTGCCATCCAACACactaaattttctcattttaaatctcTCATGCCACCTTTTGGACACTCGGTTGAAATTTTGGAACTCACATgatgatataaaaaatataatgaaagtaGCTATGGACTTCAgaagttaaaataaatacatgtacatTAGAGTAAAATTGTGTTGACAATGTGTAAATAAAACTGCCGAGATAAttgacttttcttttaaaatatcccATCCATTGCTTTCCCTCCAAAGGACAAAGGTAGCAAAAGAGGAAGGTAGCAAAACAGGAAACAGGGAGACCTGTTTCAGAATGGATAGAATGATTTAATTGGCTAAAAAGTCCAAATGCTAATACTCCTAATAATCAGCCATTCCTTTTGTGTTTTGGTAACATATATCCTTATACAATGTATATCAAATGGAATTTTTTGATTCACCTCTGACATTTCAAAGTTCCCATTTTTGAATTCACCTAATCTTACATAAGTAACACATTGTCTATTTTGTTTCAATTGTATGAGATTTTCCCCAACATCTAGGGCTCCATGATGTAAAATGTCATTTTGTCGATCTTCTGTTCCAGtattcactttaatttttttaattaaaattggattttcaaatataatcACAAAGACATCTCCTGTTGAAGGTGGTTTCCCCCAGAAGTACTCATCAACACTACTATAAGCCTTGCTTGCCTCATAATTTTCGAAAACATTCATGTTGGTAAATAGACTTGCTGGAGGATTATCAGGGATGTCAAATGACTCTTCTTCAAAATCGTCATCCTTTAGCTTATTCTCAGTCCCTTTATATGATGAATAATAACCCATGTGCTGAAAGAGAGATGGCTTAAAGCGGATAACATTTTTCTGAGCCAACAGACCCCGGAAATGAGTCAAAAGCCAATCACAAGGCATTTCTTGATAAAACATTAATAGAAAATGTGCCAAACGTGGGAGATCATGAGAGTGATAAAGTTTTCCAATGTAGCCAAGCTTAGAGAACTCAAGAGTTACCCAGTAAGTTCCTTCGAGGGATGTAATGACTTTCTTGATGGCAGTTAAGAAATTTTTTGAACATCGAACATCATCTTCAAGCATTACATAATAGTCTGACGTGTTGGCACAAAAATTAAGGAGAAAAGCGTAATCTACATTTTGCTTCGAACGAAATCTGACTCTGTCTTCTGGATCATTGTAATTTCTTTTAAGGCCATCCAGGGCTGGGTAATATTCCTCTGGAGCATGTATAACTATTAATCTTCCTGCAATAATATGGTGAGCAAATTTCTGGGTAATATCCTGGACCATGACCTCACGCCAGGATGAATTAAAGTCTGCTAGATGAACCACAACTGAAATTTCCTTCAGCTCTTCATAGCTGGATTGCTCAAAAATGGACTTGATTGTCTCAAGTAAATAGTTTCCTTTTCTTCGTTTTACTGATGAAAGTCCAATTGTAAGAAACCCTGAGCAAAAGaattcagaaggaagaaaaattaaatatgaaatagGTTTTGAATaccataaaaagagaagaaaaaagttattttcccCTTAGGCCTGCTACTGTATTAAGTAAATCTAGTGAATGATTATGTATAGGATGTTTTGTGATTAAAGTATTATGCTAAATATATAAAGGCTATAGTACTTTATACATAATTGATATCTTCACTGGAAAAAATTGCATCTTAAGCACAATGATGTATGAGATGTTTTACTGTAAACAGCtgtttatgaaataaaatatatggttTAAGTGTTCAACAGCTAAGTGTTCTTAAATATGCCCATTAGAAAAAATAGATAGATGTTTAGATAATATCCATGCTATTAAAAAGATCCTGCAAAAGGAGAAGGTAATTTACAATTAATGATGACAAAGAAAATTAGGGTAACTTATTCTCTTCGTCATCCTTAAATTTTCCATAGAAAACAtgtcatatattttcattttttgatcACCGTTATTATGTTGAATTACAGAAGAATTCATAGGTGcacttcacaattttattttgaaatttatatagTATGTTAATTTGAAAGCAAACAATGTCAtaagctattttttttaaactgcattATTACTCAATGTAAGGAACATTGTTCCAAGACATGAATatcactgttttctttatttcaaaaatatattttatagtagTTTTGTCTGAAGAAATTTTTATCAGATACTTAAAATCTAAAGTTAGAACTTGAACATTTTTAGGGATTAAAATAAAACCCTGTGAAATGACAGTTCACCTCCAAGAAGCATAGACGTCTTTCTAATGAAATAGTCTCACTTTTTAAAGCCCTTACTCTCACCATGACTCAGAACAAAATACAATTTTGGAACCATCATttggaaaataggaaaatgtttATACTCACCAAGATCACTGTTTTAATACAGACACCTACACGATGTGATTTGTGCAATACTAAATTATTCCTTTCCAAGAAAAACCTTTTTTACTAGTCTGTCAGAAAGGTAGAGATTTATGCATTTTGTTTATGTACCTGGGCCTACAACCCTGACTTCTACTGAAAAACTAATATGTTATCTGGTCCCACTGCACTCAAGCCACCAGTCTCATTAATGCTCAGTCATAGCCAATACTTAATAGAGCACTTTCTACGTGAATGGCAGTTGCCTATGCATTTTACCTGGAAAATGCATCTTGGATATTAATAAGAGTCTTTTGGGGTagctttttacttatttctgctttataaatgaggaaactaagccaCAGTGAAATGAGGTATATTGTGCAAAATGTAACACCTACTTCAGAGTGTGGTGCCAAGATTCAAATGGCCCTGCTTTTATCCTTTCTTCTATGTTGCCTCTTCAGTATAATGCTGTTGGCATATGTGCCCATACATATTTGTAAACTTAGCGTGGAAAGGAGAAATTAGTAATGTTTGGATAAAGATGGTGTCCACCAAAtctattaaaaaattcataatgtCACTGTATTTCATTGATTCAAAAGTTCCTATTTTTCacacagaaacattttaaaatcaggttgcATATTACAATTGATGGCATCTTACAATTAAAGCTGATAATGTTTACACTTTCTTAGTGACACATTAATTAGATTATGGTACTTTCTATAATCTACGGCATCTTGAAATCCAAGATACGTAGTGTGTTACTTCTTGGATCAAAACTGCCTGTCATGGGTTGTATGGTTTCCTCCAAAAATTCATATCCACCTGGAACTGCAGAAAGTGACATCATTTCAaaatagagtctttgcagatgtaattaattaattaaggatCTCGAGATGAAGTCACGTTGGGTTTAGAGTAGTTCCTAAATTCAATGACTGgcgtccttataagaggagaggACACAGAGAGGCAGAGGGTCCAGGAAGACCACGTGAATGCGGCAGGCGGTGTAGTTACGCcgccataagccaaggaatgccaagggcCACGAGGAGCTGgaacacacacacaggaaggacACTCCCTTGGGACTTTCAGAGCAAGTGTGGTGCTTCCAGCATCTCGATTTtgaacttctgacctccagaaacaGGACAGAATGaatctttgttgttttaaacgacccatttttttataatttgttataACACCTTGGGAAGCTAATACAATGACTTTCATGACTTCAAAACTGGCGGCAAGTCATAAACATCAAACCACTGGAGTTTAAACTGTATCTGCGTGGGAATGTTTATGTTTAAAAGTtaacttttaatgtttttaagaaaattgatTTTTCCTAGTCTCTCTACATGATTCTACCGCAAGCTGTTAAAAAGTTCCTATCACACAGGCATTAGAAATTGTTA comes from the Manis pentadactyla isolate mManPen7 chromosome 10, mManPen7.hap1, whole genome shotgun sequence genome and includes:
- the MGAT4C gene encoding alpha-1,3-mannosyl-glycoprotein 4-beta-N-acetylglucosaminyltransferase C — protein: MFKFHQMKHIFEILDKMRCLRKRSTVSFLGVLVIFLLFMNLFIEDSYVLEGDKHFIRETSTHQLNSERYVHTFKDLSNFSGAINVTYRYLAATPLQRKRFLTIGLSSVKRRKGNYLLETIKSIFEQSSYEELKEISVVVHLADFNSSWREVMVQDITQKFAHHIIAGRLIVIHAPEEYYPALDGLKRNYNDPEDRVRFRSKQNVDYAFLLNFCANTSDYYVMLEDDVRCSKNFLTAIKKVITSLEGTYWVTLEFSKLGYIGKLYHSHDLPRLAHFLLMFYQEMPCDWLLTHFRGLLAQKNVIRFKPSLFQHMGYYSSYKGTENKLKDDDFEEESFDIPDNPPASLFTNMNVFENYEASKAYSSVDEYFWGKPPSTGDVFVIIFENPILIKKIKVNTGTEDRQNDILHHGALDVGENLIQLKQNRQCVTYVRLGEFKNGNFEMSEVNQKIPFDIHCIRIYVTKTQKEWLIIRSISIWTF